Genomic DNA from Thermosipho ferrireducens:
CTTCAATACCCCGTAAAAAGTTTCTGACCAGAAGTATTTCTTCAGGTTCTAATATAACACCAGCTCTTGTTTTTTCAATAACATCCTTTATGTTTGAAAAATTTGAAACTGGTGGCAAACCCAAAGTATTGAAAATGTCTATTAATTCTTTTAAATAGACAAACTCTGCTTCTGACGCAGTTTCATTCTGAATTTTTTCTATGTAGTCTTTTCCAAGTGTTGAAAAAGTTAATCTTTTAAATTGCTCAATTACAATGTTCCAATCAATGTACTTCTTTAAATTCATAAATTACACTCCATTAAAAGTTCGTATTCATCAGAATAGATATTTGTAATGAATTTTGATTAGGTAAATCTAACGCACTAATGGGTTTCCCGGTTTCTGTTTTTGCTTCTAAATAAAAAGGAATTGCGTATCCCACACGTCCACTTATAAATGAATTTTTTCCAATATTTAAATCCACTCTTAATCCGGGGATCAGGTTAATCGACGGTATAATAATTTTATTGTAATGGTCAAAATCAGATGTTGAAAAATTATCTGTTAAAGTCGAGCCAACTATTCTCACCTTGAATATTTCCTGCAAAAGTAATACTGACCCCTCAAATCCAACCTGTAATTTTTCACCCTCATTAAAAAGGGTAATGCCAAATATTTTTACCGCTATGTCGAAACTCATGCCGCGAACCTGATAGCCTTCAGAATCCGGGAGATTCATATTTGTAAGAAGCGAAAACCCATAAGATAAAGGAGACCTATTAGCTGGATCAGCATTTTTCTCAACAGAGTATAAAAGTGCCAGCGTATCAAAAAACTGAGGCTTAACTTCGCCAATACTCGACGTGGCAGGGTTTATTATAGTCAACCCCAAAAAACTCCCTCTATTTAATGAGAACGAAAAACTCAAAGTAAAAACCAGCAGTAACGTGAATAAAGCCAACCTTTTCATGACCCCACCTCCTTCTCTTAGGATTATATCATAATTTAAACAAGTATTACGTAAATGAGCGCACTAACTGCCGCTGCAAACGGTACAGTGACAAACCACGATATAATTATACTTTTTAATATTCCAACATTCACCACTTCTATACCTCTTGCAAAACCAACACCTGAGACTGCGCCCACAACGGTGTGAGTTGTAGAAATAGGCATACCCATTGTGGAAGCCACAAGAACAGTTGTAGCTGTAGCAAAATCTATTGAAAATCCTCTGGTGTTATTAAGTTCAGTTATATCATGCCCTACTGTTTTCATTACTTTGTATCCAAGAACAGCCACACCAACTGATATTCCAAGACCTCCAAGAGCCAAAATATATTTCGGTATAGAAATAGTTCCTGTAAAACTCCCAGCAGTTATTATCGTGTATATGAGGGCAACAGGTGCCACAGCATTTGCAACATCATTTGCCCCATGTGAAAAGCTAACATAACATGAAGTAACTATTTGAGCCTTTCTAAACACACTTTCAACAATGTTGTATTCGTTTGAACCACTTTTAATTTTTCTCAATGAAAGATATGATACAAAAAATGCTCCAATTCCTACAGGAATTCCTATGAAATTCCCCATCACTATATTGTTTTTCATAACTTTTACCACGAAAAGAGTGCCGATAGTATAAAACGCTAAACCTAACAACAATGGAGCAACATATTTTGCAGCTTTTGCAGGATGTTTTCTATGCAAAATTGACCATGAAATAAATTTAAATATTACAAATGCTATTGCTCCACCTATGAGAGGTGAAGTAATCCAGGTAAGTACAATTTTTGCAAGAGTTATCCAGTTAATAACGTTCAGACCACCAGCTGCTAATCCAAATCCAATCATTCCACCTATTATTGAATGTGTAGTTGAAACTGGCATTCCCCAAAATGTCGCAAACAATATCCATATAGTAGAAGCTATTAACGCGGAAATAGCTCCGTATAAAATAAAGTTTGGTTCTCCTATTCTATCAAGATAAACAATACCCTTTGCTATTGTTTTTGTAACATGGGCTCCAAAAAGTAATGCTCCAAGAAACTCTAAAATAGCCGCTATAAAAACAGCCTGTTTTGGAGTTATTGCTTTGGCACCGACAGCAGTTGACATACTGTTCGCAACATCATTGGCACCTATAGCAAAGGCCATACCAAAACCTATAAAAAATGCAGCTATGGTTAAAATCATCTTTGAATCCTCCTCCTACGATCTTATAATCATTCTAATTCTTTCAACTACATTTTCGGCTCTGTCAGCTATTCTCATTAAAAGTATAACTATATTGTTGAGGAATATTATATCCACCGCGTTTAAAGAATTTTTCAATTTAAATAACTTTTTTCCTATCGAAATTCCTATGGAATCAGTACGTGATTCATCCTTTTCAACATCAAACGTGATGTTATCTTCTTTTCGAACTTCCTGCGGTGAAAAATCCGACTCAACTACCACTTTTAGTTCTTCCACTGAAGCTTTCATCATCTGAATTGCATCGATTACCATTTCGCCCAGCGATTTTATTTCACCTACAATTTCGCCAGGACAGTCCTCAACTGTATTCATAGTAAGTAGTTTGACAAAATCATCAACTGCATCTATCAGTGCATCCTGATTGTGTATTATTTCAAGTGCATCAATTCGATCAAAATAACTCCATCTGAGTTTTGTGTAAATTTCTCTTAAATGAGTTTTTATTTTATCTGCTTCTGTTTCATACTTGTCTATTTCTTCAGAATATCTAAGAACATCCTCGCCGTTGAAATAGTCATCCAGTATTTTTTTTATCAGGTTTCCGGATTTCATACATAACTCCGCATGATGCTCAAGAAGAGTGGTGGGTGAAGTTTCTGGAAACATTCTTTCTAAGAACCTTTTCATAAAGTGCCCTCCTTTCAATTAATAACGTCAAAATTCAAGCTTTATGTGTCTTTTGGGACCACCGTTTTCCTCTACTATGGCGTTTAACTTTTCCAGTACTTCTTCAAGATTCAGTCCCAATTTTTTGATTTCTTCTTCAAGGGTACCCCATTTAATATCCCCACAAACGATAACTTTTATCCCCATTTCTAACAAAGGACCTATTAAATATGGAAACTCTGTTGCTATTTTTTCAAAGCTTGTGTTTCCATCAATGTACATTTACTTCCCCTCCTTCTTTAATGCAAACACCACTGTTTTAATCTCGTTAGCCCCTCCCAATTTCAGTATTTTAACACACTCTTTTAATGTGTTCCCAGTTGTACAGATATCATCTATTAAAAGAATGTTTTTATCATGTACGTTTTTTATTAATTTGAACTTACCAAGAACCGCTTTTTCTCTATTTTGTGCAAAAACCTGATCTGTCTCTTTAACAGCTTTCAAAGTTTTATATGAATCACATTTTAATTCTTTTTGCACAACCCTACTAATTAGCTTCATATGATCAAATCCTCGTTCAAACAAAACAGTCTTAGTTACAGGAACGTAAGTTAAAAGATCAAAATCGAGTTTGAAGTGTTTAATCAAATCAACCATATGGTTACCAATAATACGTGACAAAAACATACGTCCAGATACCTTATAACTTAACAAGAGATTTCGTATAACTTCTTTGTATAGGGTTGCATGAAAAACCTGTAGCCCTTTCACATATGTGATTTCATACGATATAGAATTAGAGATTTTATTTACGCAGTTTTTACATATTCTCCCCCAGTAAATTACCTCTCCACACAAAATACAGCGTGGAGAAAATATAAGTGACAACGATTCCTTAATAAACTCATTCATGTGAATTTTCTCCGGCAAAATTTGGTGGCATTCCAAATTTCCAGAATAGTATAGAACCTAAAGTTATAGGAATATAAAACGTTATTAATCTGAATATAGTTATTATATTGATAGCATTCGAAGGCCCAAGTAGCTTCGAAAGTACTATTTGATAAATTCCCTCAATTCCACCACTTGAACCGGGAGTTGGAATATAGTACGCAACTGTATTCATCATAGTAAAGATCCCAAGCAAACTCCAATAATCTATCTTTTCCTTTCCAAAATTAATTATTATTTGATACAGAATCAAATTATTTAAAAGAATAGTTAAAAAGTATAAAAACAAATCTATCACTATAATCCAGGTATTTTTCTTCCATAAAATAGTTATGCTTTTGTGAAGGTTGTCTATCCAGGTTTCAACTTTATTTTCAAAATTATTAGATTTCTTTTTTAACAACTTAGCGAAAAAAAGCAAAATGTTTCTAAGAATTTTTTTGTTTACAAAACCTATAAATATAATGAGTGATATTCCAAGACCGGCTAAAAAACCAGTAATTATAACTGTTAAACTCAAAGTTCCAGAAATGATTTTGAGAACGCGTTTGATAAACAAAATATCTAAAAACAATACCACTATGGAAATTTCCAGTGTTTTTGAAATGATTATATTTGTTGCA
This window encodes:
- a CDS encoding ComF family protein; translated protein: MSRIIGNHMVDLIKHFKLDFDLLTYVPVTKTVLFERGFDHMKLISRVVQKELKCDSYKTLKAVKETDQVFAQNREKAVLGKFKLIKNVHDKNILLIDDICTTGNTLKECVKILKLGGANEIKTVVFALKKEGK
- a CDS encoding lysylphosphatidylglycerol synthase transmembrane domain-containing protein, giving the protein MKKIYKNVIAAIVISVSLIFGIQFLSEGKINLSVITDVSLLVFLKLLLVLLGVYILNAFRLWMMLRLFSYNMGFFKSLENVFFGAFFTFITPMSVGGQPYQIYHLASNKVKTEDATNIIISKTLEISIVVLFLDILFIKRVLKIISGTLSLTVIITGFLAGLGISLIIFIGFVNKKILRNILLFFAKLLKKKSNNFENKVETWIDNLHKSITILWKKNTWIIVIDLFLYFLTILLNNLILYQIIINFGKEKIDYWSLLGIFTMMNTVAYYIPTPGSSGGIEGIYQIVLSKLLGPSNAINIITIFRLITFYIPITLGSILFWKFGMPPNFAGENSHE
- a CDS encoding inorganic phosphate transporter, which translates into the protein MILTIAAFFIGFGMAFAIGANDVANSMSTAVGAKAITPKQAVFIAAILEFLGALLFGAHVTKTIAKGIVYLDRIGEPNFILYGAISALIASTIWILFATFWGMPVSTTHSIIGGMIGFGLAAGGLNVINWITLAKIVLTWITSPLIGGAIAFVIFKFISWSILHRKHPAKAAKYVAPLLLGLAFYTIGTLFVVKVMKNNIVMGNFIGIPVGIGAFFVSYLSLRKIKSGSNEYNIVESVFRKAQIVTSCYVSFSHGANDVANAVAPVALIYTIITAGSFTGTISIPKYILALGGLGISVGVAVLGYKVMKTVGHDITELNNTRGFSIDFATATTVLVASTMGMPISTTHTVVGAVSGVGFARGIEVVNVGILKSIIISWFVTVPFAAAVSALIYVILV
- a CDS encoding DUF47 domain-containing protein, which produces MKRFLERMFPETSPTTLLEHHAELCMKSGNLIKKILDDYFNGEDVLRYSEEIDKYETEADKIKTHLREIYTKLRWSYFDRIDALEIIHNQDALIDAVDDFVKLLTMNTVEDCPGEIVGEIKSLGEMVIDAIQMMKASVEELKVVVESDFSPQEVRKEDNITFDVEKDESRTDSIGISIGKKLFKLKNSLNAVDIIFLNNIVILLMRIADRAENVVERIRMIIRS